The genomic region ggaaaataaataaaagaacccaaaaacaccaggcgcctccatcgtccaCCTTAATTTGTGTTGATCTAGGAACCAAACGGTTTCAATTTTGGAAACcgtgttcttttatttttgttttaaagataAGTTATTAACTACGTCTAAAACTAGTTTTCTTGATAACTTTGTGTTACTTTTCCCGTTCGCTAATGCTTACCGCAGAATTTGGCAAACAGATTAAACTGATCGTAACGAACTGCACCTTTAAAAGACAGCAGAAAAAGTTCACTAAGCCAAAAGATAACGTTAAATTTTGCGGACCCAACACCATCTGGTCCCTGGTGCTGGATATCCCGAATGAATGGCTGGGCACTGAAGCGCTAGTGTTAAATTAATCCGCACCACTTTTGAGGCGAAAGTTCGTTCGACGACGTTGGATGGAGAGAAGAGAGCGAAGAATTAaactttcccccccccccgctaATAGTGTAAAATTAACCGGCACCGTAAACGAATTTAAACCGCACGCTGGTTCCATTCCGGAGCGGAATCGAGGTTAAAACTTTAGCCCCGGGTGTTAGTGAACTTTTTCTTGAACGGTTTCATCCTCATCTGGTGGCGTTGGTTCTATCCACCAAGTCAAGTAACAGTTTTTCTGGCCGGTAAAATTAGAAAATCAACGATATTTCTGAGAGGGATTAAACATGAAAATTGAGTTTATCGTATTTAATGAATTGAAATTGCCCTAACTTTACGTTTCTTGATAATAATTGTTCGCAGGTTCATCCCTTAACGAACTCCAACACACCCCCCCACAAAGATGGAACCGATGGAAGCGCGGGTCGCAATGCTGCAGGACCTGAAGATCCAATCGTTCGACACGATCCGCTTCGCCTCGTACCGGACGGCCTGCAAGCTGCGCTACGTGCAAAAATCTACCAACCGTAAGTTACCGACCCATGGGTTCGCGTTCTCAATAATGGCCACGTTTTCGCTTCCCCTTTTCCCGACAGTGCATCTGGTCGACATTTGGAACGTGATTGAGGCGTTCCGGGAGAATGGACTGAACACCCTGGAGCCGCAGAATGAGGTTAGCGTGAGCCGGCTGGAGACGCTCGTGTCCTCGCTCTACCACAACCTCAACAAGCGTCTCCCGCCGACGCAGCAGGTGCACGTCGACTCCAAGGCCAGCCTGCTGCTAAACTGGCTGCTGGCGGCCTACTCCGGCGACAATTCGGGCAAGATACGCGTCTTCTCCATCAAGGTGGCCCTCGCGATCATGTGCGCCGGCAAGATGGTGGACAAATTGCGTTGTAAGTAGTAGgtgggacacacacacatgccggGGAGAATGATTTTCATGGgaggattttgttttctcgttGCAACAGATATTTTCTCACAGATCTCGGACGGCGCCGGGCAGCTCATACACTGGAAGCTGGGTGACTTCCTGCGCGAGGTGCTCGCCCTGCCGGCGGCCGTCTTCGAGTCGCCCACTTTCTTCTACAAGGAGGGGCTCGAGTCGGAGATCTTCCCCGTGGAGAACAAGATCACGGTGAACGACTTTATGGCCGGCTTCATGACCGAACCGGGGCCGGCCTGCCTCGTGTGGATGCCGCTGCTGCACCGGCTCGCCACCGTCGAAACCGTCGTCCACCCGACCGTCTGCTCCGTGTGCATGCGGGAGAACTTCACCGGCTTCCGGTACCGGTGCCAGCGCTGCCACGGGTACCAGCTGTGCCAGGACTGCTTCTGGCAGGGGCGCGTCTCGCTCAACCACCAGAACGACCACGAGGTGAAGGAGTACTCGAGCTACAAGAGCCCGAGCAAGCAGATCGGCCACTCGCTGCGCAAAAGCTTCCGGTGCGTGCCGGACAAACCGAACCAGGCGCTGCCCCGGTTTCCCGAGCAGCCGGAGAAGACGCTCAACCTGTCGCACATCGTGCCGCCGTCGCCGCTGCCGTCGCACAACGGTTTCCCGGACGGCGGCATACCGGGACTGTACGACCGAAGCAGCACGCTGGACTCGAGGTACGCTTTGGGCGGGGAGACACGCACTTCGCTTGTAAGAATTCGTCCCACTAATCGATGGTGAAACCCCTTTTCCAGGGCCACCGGACTGTCGCTGGACAGCAACGGAACGTCCGGAACGCGCGGAGCGGTTAATTCTAACGACGAGGAGCACAGACTGATCGCCCGATATGCGGCACGGCTAGCGCAGGAGACGCGAACGGTAGGCAGTGCCCAAAAAACCCTTCAATAACTCCCAAGCAATTGAGGTCTTTCTACGTGAAGAACGCCTTTTGATGGCACATTCTGGTACACAATCCTGTACCGGAATCCTGCAATGAGTGTGGGATGACCTTTAACTCAGATAGATTTCGATCGCGAATCGTGTCTATtaaaaacggaacgaaacatATTCTAATGATTCAATGTTCGATCTCCAGGAAATTACATAGCATCGCTTGGTTTCTGTTTTGAGCTTTAGTTCAGGAAACATACTACcttgaaatattttcctgcattAAGTTATGCCGATGGGCATTATtcgaattagaaaaaaaaatactttgatAAACTAATCCAACGCTACTATTAGAAAACGAAGGATACAGTAATAGCCATCATGACGATCAACGAAGGAGTTATTGAATTGAAAACCTTTACGTGAAAATTGACTTCCCATAATAAGTgattttttaacattaaactttttaaGTAAACCACCAAAAAGTGCTTTAAAAGTTGCCGTTAAAAGAGCAATTCGTTTATAACTTATATTATAACtgtatattaatatttttcccacAACAGTCTtatgaatgcaaaaaaaactagcaaGCGATCCACCATCCGTTTTATCAACCTTCATGACTAACAGCATTAAAAGTTTGTTATGTATTGCTTATCTTAACACAGTTTTTTCATGCGTGAACTGCCAAGCgattttagcacacttttttagtataaTCTTTTAtggtaaaatgttttataacatttattaaatcaaCGTTTTTGATAGCCAAGCTAACACTTCCaaacttcccaaagaattcGGTTTTATTGTTActctaattttatttattacaattACAACCTTTTTAGGATtacaaactttttagaactatgTCAACGTTGCAAAACACCAGTTATTATAACGAATTGCATTTATATTTATCATtaatatgtttatgtttatcaaCGAAGGACAAGCCTCCATCACCGTTGtcgtttttcctcttccaGCCGGGCGGCTCGGCACCGGATCCGGTGCAGATAGGGCTAGACAGTTCGCGAGCCCAGCGCGAACTGATCATGCAGCTCGAGTCGAAGAACAAGGAAATTATGCGCGAAATCCAAAAACTGCGCCGCCAGCAGGAAGCGGAACAGGTGGCGCCGGAAAGTCCGGCGCTGATGAACGAGCTGCGCGCCCTGCGGCAGCGCAAGGGCGAGCTGGAGGGGCACCTCGGAGCGCTGCAGGACTCCCGCCGGCAGCTGATGGCGCAGCTCGAGGGCCTGATGCGGATGCTCAAGAACCACCAAACCCAGAGTCCCCGCTCGACGCCCAATTCTAGTCCACGGTCGGGCAAAAGTCCACCGTTACCACAAGGTAAGTACGCCCCATCGGTCGGCCTGGATGAGTCATTAATTCGGCAATCGCCATTCGTAGGGCCACCGATGCCAAACCAGGGCCCCCGGCAGGGGCCGATGAACCCGGGCGGGTCGGGAATGCCACAGAATCTGCCGCCCGGCATGCTTCCACCCGGCGTGGTCATGCACGGCGGACCGGATCCTCACATGGGCGGAATGGACATGCGAGGCTACGCTCCGAACGGAAACAACAGTAAGTAGCGCCGCAGGGCTCGCCAGAAAATCCGTCAAACCGGTCCTTTCCgcatctctccctctctctctctctctcgtgtCCCGCGCAATGTCCTTTCCTTCCGCAAGCAAACGCAACTAAGCTAAAACAAGACCATTAAAAAACATGCTGTTAAAAGACGATCCATCCATCACGACTCGGGTGGCATCGCCGGCTAGAGGGTGCGCGGTCTCCTGACCACGGAGGTAGTGGGGGGCGAAGGGGTGGTAAAAAACCACCCCCCTCAAGTCAACACCCATTCGCCGTTGTTAGCAAGCAGCGCGCTCGCTTAAGCTTTCTTCCTTCCGCCAAAAGTTTTCGTTGTGTGCGTTTGTCTGTAACTTTCGCTGTAATTTAATATCGTGCAGTATTAGTATCACATTCAAATTACtatttcaatgtttgttttcacgcTAACAAACCCAACATGAAACAACACGTTCACACTCTTTCTCGGTGTCGAGAGGTTTGGTTTACAGTACATggtgttatatttttttatcacctTCTGTTGAAATTTTCCTATGTTTTGTTATAACTTGAGGTAAAAATAcggttggtttccttttttttaaatacttttaagCTGACtggatttatattttttatcattctaattttcatttgttatttGTGTCACATTTGAGTCATTTTCTTCTTAAACACAGTTTACTTTCGCTTCTTTACCATCATATTCTCGGGGGGTCAGGGTTAAACCATCTCCCCGTCAACTTGGGACTTCTCCAGTCACTCACTTCTCTCACTTCCCCCTCTCGCCCCCTTGGAGAAGGATAATTATTAAAACGTTCAATCTCGCCCCGCATCACCTTCGATTGCGCATTCAACACTTGCTTCCAAGATGGTGGCCATAATggtagcggtggtggtggtggtggtggtctcAGATCGAACACCGCCGCCGTCGCCTGTCCACCATCGGCCGCCGGACGGTCCGATCTGCACTACGCGGCCGATTCCGTCTCGAGCGCGATGTCCTCGCTGGTGCGAGAGCTCAACTCAGGTACCCGCACGACATCATCCACTCACGCTTTTCTGTCTCCACTTACCCACcaccactctctctctctctcttgtaCCTCTTCTTCtctgggtttttctttttattctaaTGGCACCGCAAAACTCAAAACCTCTTCACCggatgttttaaaaatcaccatttccatcaccaccaccaccactcagTGTTTGCCGTGGCCAGAAAAGGGTTCAACTCCACCACGGGGGGGACCCTTTTTGATCGTCTATATTTCCTTTTTGTCACACTTTTTTCCCTATCGAACACAGCTCCCGGATGTTTTGTCTTTtcgattttcaaacattttctatcTTCCAATTGCTTCTGTGCTCAATGTGTttctaaatgttttatttcaaatttcctTCTCACTTCTCACTAATACATAGTACGCCTTTTACGTTATTCATCGtgcaaaaatttgaaaaatttgttATGGGTTATATGTCGGAATTTTTAtcggaaacattttaaaattttctcattCGCTACCTTTTCCATGACtctttgtatgtttgtgtgtatgtgtttgtgtttatatGTGCACGTGGCTATGTGTGAGCACGATCTTGACTGAAACATTGCGCGAGCGCCTTAACTAACGTTGACCAAGCTTAGAGCCGAAATAGAGCACAAAATGCCGCAAGGAAAGGTCTCATTATTGTCAAACATTACTACCGCATCAGAACGAATCATGGAGGGCAGTACACATTTCAGACACACAAATCCAccacaaaaacaaatgaaaccaattttAGTTCCAtcttcatcaacatcatcagtTAAGGGATCGGAGACAGTTCTCCGGGTTCCTTTGCATCGGAGATCAAAATGCCTTtaaacaacaaagcaaaattATTCTGAACTCGTTTCGCTTGTTCGCTGCgatagaatttatttatttccatttcgatGTCGCCCGTTTGgtagtttggtttttcctgttttgcttTCATGTTGGACatgcaaaaaaccaaacccgcCCCCCTACTAATCTTTCACCCGCCATACACCAAGTACCACACCAATAGCAGCTTCCAGATAGGCGCGCTACTGCTCTTCATTCCTTCATACCGGCCCCGCCCCGCCTTCCCACAGACGTTCATCTAGATTCGGTGTTAATgttgaatgtgtttttctctAACTCGCTATTTTCGCTACTCGAAGTAGAACTGGTAGGCGCGAACTGCACTGTCGTCCGTTTTGGCCATTATCAATGTGCGCATGTGTGATGAAACGCGTGAAGCTGTAACTCTTTTATCAAGCTATCCTGttcccaaaaaaaacaacattacaaTTAAGTAAcgcttcaaaaacaaaacccgtttctcCACGTGTCCGAAGCCCCACACCGTTGGGCGATCGTCAGACGATCGATTCGGTACACACACTCTCTTCGATGTAGCTtctcagaagaaaaaaaaacgccaaaccaaaccgaaaaaaaatcccaaaaccaCCTTCCACCGATTCTCGCTTTCTAGGTTCCTCCCCGCCGGAAGCGACGTTCCTGAAGGAGCGCAGAGTTTAAGGGAGGAAACACGATCCGGCCCTTGCGCGCCGCGTCGGCTCCTCCTTCCCTCCAAAAGACCAAAATTCCGGCCGCGCAGTATAAATCACCCTCTCTCCCACCGATCCGACCTAGCGAATGGACTTCCCGACTCGGAGGGGCGTGCTCTCGCTGCGTGAGTGAAAAAACCGGTGCAATGTGAATATCTTCCGTACGCTGCCTTAATCTGCAAGGCAACCATCTGTTGGCTTTAATGTACTAATCTTAAaccagaaaaagaaaccatagGAGATCGTTGCAAAAAGAATACGCAAAGTGCACACGGGCACACCCTGTGTTAGTCTGTGCCAGCTCGATACATACAAAACGGCTTCCAAAACGTCTCTAGAAAAggataataaattttactCGAAACAACCTTAAAAGCCTGCTCACACATCAATGCTAACACATTCACACCCAACACACAAGCAACATACGTTCGTACGGACGTACAAACGCCAAAGTAAAcgagttgttttgtttttttcaaacatttaataCCTTTGCTGCTCTTCCTCCAAGGATTGAACCGTTTTACTTTGTAAGAATTTtgcattttgtgttttcattttttgtttttttttctaattcgaattgtttttacattttttactaAAACTAAAAGTATACCAACACGTATTTTCTGATCCAAACCCGCATAATCGACCCCTCCCGTCGATCCCTTGCAGACACCAAAATTATGCGAAAGTTACCGTGCAATATCCTGACACACAACACAACCTTTAGGAGCACGCAAGGGAAGAGTGCACGTGATCAATGCATCTCCTCTAACACCAGCATCGATCATATTTTGATGCATTTTTTTGcgtgccattttttttataaactatCATTCAAACGGTTTgttatgtaaatttaaatccgGTGTGCTGCCACCAACAAACACCTTTTTACCAACCCATGAACACAAACTTCCCGtgatatgcaaaaaaaaaaacaacaaacccacACCACAGCCAAACTTGCTGTACAACCCAATgcctataaaaaaaatatatgttttgtAATTTAACTCTAAAACACACAAATTTGTAACACACACGATCGTAACAAATTCGgtgttccgtttccgttcTGTTTCACTTCTATTCGCATGCGCAATGACAATGATCTACAACACGCTCTACAAAACCAcgatcaccaccatcaccatcaccacaaaCAACAACCACTATCGACAACAACGAAACGACAATGTTGTCTCTCGAATGCGCCGTTtgtatttttgaaaacaaaaaaataaccattTAAAAATGTGCCAAATAACATAAACCAATATTCGTGCAAAATAACCACTGTTGAACTATCCAAACTAAAACCAAAACTAACCACAAAACTCACCCACAACAACCATCGATCATCGTTgtttcttcccaaaaaaaaaacaaatcaaaatacgaacaaaaaactgCAACACCACGTGCCTCTGTGTGTCCGTGCGTGTACGTTATGCGTTTGGGGGCGGGGAAATGTGGGTGGTACTACAGTTTTCTTTCCCCACTACGATGGACATCTTCCGCCCGGCGTCATGCACAAACCGCCGTTGCGCTACTTTTCAGAGGGATCCGACGACGATAGTATTCCGTCGCAGCACGGCATGCGCCACTCGCTAGGTAAGCATAAACCCATTCCCGGCTCGTTTCTATGatcattcaaaaacaaaaaacaaaataaacaacaatcgACAAACGAGGAAATCTTGAGCATCCATCGACACTGCCCAACCGCAATCGCAAATAACGATCGCACGTGGAAGGCCAGATAGCTTCGAACTCTCCTGTGTGCTTTCGGAAAGTAGTGGCTTCCGTCATCttcttactttttattttggaaaacaattcgcaaaaaacacaaccaaacaacttcacTTTCAAGCCATCTCAATTCAAACTATTTCAATCTCACGAAAGTTAGGAATCCATTTGGGGACATCGTGCAGGGATCCGTGCCAAGATTATTTTTTACCCATTGTTTCATGTTAAAATTGTGTTTCGTACATTGTCACAAACAACTGCAAACATTCACCTCCAGAGAACACACTATCGGGGGTTCAGTtttcgtgttttattttcttctttttgcatCGACCATGTTGTTTTGTCCATGTTCCACCCAATGCACAACCGTACACTGCAGCGTTTGATCTGTTTGGCTGTTTGTAGAGGAATGTCCAGGAGTGGAATGACCATCAACTCGCACCATGCAGCACCGAACACAAACACCCGTCTCTCTGTGTTGATGTCATTGTTGCAcagattttctattttattgtaCAGAAGAAATTTAATCAatcaagaaaacataaaaaaaagcatttgctTACAAGAAATAATTAACCAGCTGCTAATTTATACTAATACTAACTACTGAACAGAAAATTCATAACACAACTAACAAATTAGAGATGTAGTAATTCCATCAATTAAAACCTCGAAGGCAAttaggaaaaaataataccaaaaaaTAGTAACTAAtactttttatttagtttactGCACTTCTATTTCCTCGTCTTTATGTATTGAACGAACGCAGCATTCGTTTTGTTAGAAAGAAGCATGAAAAGCAACAATGTCGATTAATTTTTATCACATGTATGTGTTTTACTCTTCTTTTCAGATTTCGATGAAATGCACATGACCACGCACGAGTGGAGTGAAAAGGTGAGTAAGCATACTAGAAGTGCAATATCAAGATGAGACATTAACGTTGTTCTTCCccattttccttattttttacaGGACAACACACAGTGGCAGGAACAGTTTGCCGCCTGGAGTCTAAACTCTCAAAACCAGTGAACGAAAAGGAGCACAAAAGCTCATGGAAACGAGTCACGGAGTACCCGATTGTACCCGCCGACCAGAGGACTGTAGTTCAAAGGAATATACGATCCTTAGATCGGTGAGGTAGccaaacagaagaaaaccCGCACACACGTCATTCAGCACACGTGGTTGCCTTCCGATCGCGGCGGGGAGAAAATCGATCGCGAAACTTCAAAACTGAACCATTCCACAGAAACAGTCATGGAACTGGAAGGTGATACTGTAGGATGGTTTGCAAACGAGAACGCATTAAAAGCATATGACAGAACCATTCGATGAAAGAGAGAAACAACCCCTGAAAATGGAGCGCCGTATCTTGCCAGCAATTAGAAACGAttgtagatttcatttttaCCTACGCTTGCCCCACGGGCAGGTAACAAAGGGTATTTAGTCGGTTAGTTCTATCGCAACGTTCCCCTGTAGTGTTTAAGTTACGTGATGCGAAAAGTTTTTTATCTACGTCACATTGAAAGGGCACAAGCTGAGGATTTCATTTGTTACAGGAATTTGTTACATCCCTCACTCGCATTCGTTTTTTATGCAAACTTATTTGAATAAAAGATACCTCCTTACGTTGTCCATTTTAcgctttttgtttgtgttgtttttttttgttttatatgttttatgtGTCGTCTATTCTCTGTGCAATATTCATTTCTAAGGCTTAGACATAGACATATTAGCGACCTAGCAAGAATTGTTATCGTTATCATTGATAAAGCGTGCTTTGTTACAAATGGAAGCATTTTAATCCAACCAAAAGGCTGTCCCTGCTTATAGCGACGCAAGGAaagtgttctttttatttaaaaaaaaaacttgagcAGCATTAGGATCGATCGACATCATTAAACGATTATCGCATATCATCAAAACGATCAGCAACATATACACGTACCATCTTCTAGACCATCTTGTAATCTACCCTATATCATAATCATTTTCCGCTTGTTCGGCCAAGATGCCCAAATCGTTGTTCTGCCCGAGAAACTTTAAAGTGGAGCATAACAACTTGGCAAGTTTGAGCAAACGTTGCGTGAATCACACAATCTATGCGTGAATGCAACAGACTCAAGCGCAAAGTAACTTAGTCAAGTTTAATTTGACAACTTATTAAAGGCAAACAAGCTTGAAAAGATGAAATATCGCGTAACATATTACTAGAGGAGCAAAACGGTAGGAGCAGATTTGGCTGCTCGGGCAAGGAGGTAggcaaaataatcaaacaaaactataaCTTCAGGTTTAAACAAAGCATCAGTATTctcaataaacattatttcaaAGAGACGTGAAAATACCTACATTCGGTGGAAACAATTAGGAACAAATGTAGCAAAATTTAAACGTACCAATAACGgtaacaaaaattaataaaataccCCAACAACGATTGGTGTAAATACATCAGTAgtgtaacaaaaacaatacacgaataaactaaaaaaaaaa from Anopheles coustani chromosome 3, idAnoCousDA_361_x.2, whole genome shotgun sequence harbors:
- the LOC131272065 gene encoding dystrobrevin beta, producing the protein MEPMEARVAMLQDLKIQSFDTIRFASYRTACKLRYVQKSTNLHLVDIWNVIEAFRENGLNTLEPQNEVSVSRLETLVSSLYHNLNKRLPPTQQVHVDSKASLLLNWLLAAYSGDNSGKIRVFSIKVALAIMCAGKMVDKLRYIFSQISDGAGQLIHWKLGDFLREVLALPAAVFESPTFFYKEGLESEIFPVENKITVNDFMAGFMTEPGPACLVWMPLLHRLATVETVVHPTVCSVCMRENFTGFRYRCQRCHGYQLCQDCFWQGRVSLNHQNDHEVKEYSSYKSPSKQIGHSLRKSFRCVPDKPNQALPRFPEQPEKTLNLSHIVPPSPLPSHNGFPDGGIPGLYDRSSTLDSRATGLSLDSNGTSGTRGAVNSNDEEHRLIARYAARLAQETRTPGGSAPDPVQIGLDSSRAQRELIMQLESKNKEIMREIQKLRRQQEAEQVAPESPALMNELRALRQRKGELEGHLGALQDSRRQLMAQLEGLMRMLKNHQTQSPRSTPNSSPRSGKSPPLPQGPPMPNQGPRQGPMNPGGSGMPQNLPPGMLPPGVVMHGGPDPHMGGMDMRGYAPNGNNNGGHNGSGGGGGGGLRSNTAAVACPPSAAGRSDLHYAADSVSSAMSSLVRELNSVFFPHYDGHLPPGVMHKPPLRYFSEGSDDDSIPSQHGMRHSLDFDEMHMTTHEWSEKDNTQWQEQFAAWSLNSQNQ